One Mycolicibacterium parafortuitum DNA segment encodes these proteins:
- a CDS encoding amidohydrolase, producing MCTACEWAPHFAAYGTKPSRRTVLRTAAVLAIAATTAAACATDPGGAGIQNPSTDATPADYVFHNGRVYTVRDDAPWAQAVAVTGATIAYVGDDDGALAFAGPDTEVVDLGGRLLMPGFVEGHIHPFLGAFLSTGVDLQVPTGQDALDAIAAYAKQHPDGPVRGFGWRVDMFGPEGPTRADLDKVLPDRPGFFFAIDGHSMWANSKALELAGVTRETQDPIPGFSYYVRDGNGDPTGYVLEVDAVLSLVNAIEPISTESMGTLLEQWLPRASEAGITSVFDAGVPPVGGDQGALLALYTDAESRDALPFRVVASYSVKSPPVDDAVAQLTALREQISSELVTVGCVKIVGDGTQEGYTAWLLEPYADKPDSTGGSPFTEDQWRRLIGAVDAAGFDVHVHACGERTTRTALDAIEAAIAANPPRDRRHTVAHLVYVEDPDSARFGELGVIAEFSANWFSADPDTVLNLAARYGAPRKDNLYRVQDVIRSGGRISLGTDWPAAGYFSTYKPLDSIQIGVTRQLVGDPDAEVLAPADQALTVEQAVHANTLGAAYQLRLEDKVGSVQAGKLADLIVLDRNIFEVAPHDIHTAKVTLTMMNGRVRHRA from the coding sequence GTGTGCACGGCGTGTGAGTGGGCGCCGCACTTCGCGGCGTACGGAACGAAGCCCAGCCGCCGGACGGTGCTGCGCACGGCCGCGGTGCTGGCGATCGCCGCGACCACCGCGGCCGCGTGCGCAACGGATCCCGGCGGCGCGGGCATACAGAACCCCTCCACCGACGCCACACCCGCCGACTACGTCTTCCACAACGGCCGGGTCTACACCGTTCGTGACGATGCGCCGTGGGCGCAGGCCGTAGCGGTCACCGGCGCCACGATCGCCTACGTCGGCGACGACGACGGCGCGCTGGCGTTCGCCGGCCCCGACACCGAGGTCGTCGACCTCGGTGGCCGACTGCTGATGCCCGGGTTCGTCGAGGGCCACATCCACCCGTTCCTCGGCGCGTTCCTGTCCACCGGTGTGGATCTTCAGGTGCCCACCGGACAGGACGCGCTGGACGCGATCGCGGCCTATGCGAAGCAGCACCCGGACGGGCCGGTGCGCGGATTCGGTTGGCGCGTCGACATGTTCGGCCCCGAGGGCCCGACACGCGCCGATCTGGACAAGGTGCTGCCCGACCGGCCGGGGTTCTTCTTCGCGATCGACGGCCACAGCATGTGGGCCAACAGCAAGGCACTCGAACTGGCCGGGGTCACCCGCGAGACGCAGGACCCGATCCCCGGGTTCAGCTACTACGTGCGCGACGGCAACGGCGATCCGACCGGTTACGTGCTCGAGGTCGACGCGGTGCTGTCGCTGGTGAACGCGATCGAGCCGATCTCGACGGAGTCGATGGGCACGCTGCTCGAGCAGTGGCTGCCGCGGGCCTCGGAGGCCGGGATCACGTCGGTGTTCGATGCCGGCGTGCCGCCGGTCGGCGGGGATCAGGGCGCGCTGCTGGCGCTGTACACCGACGCGGAGAGCCGTGACGCGCTGCCGTTCCGGGTGGTCGCGTCCTACAGCGTGAAATCGCCCCCGGTCGACGACGCGGTCGCGCAGCTGACGGCGCTGCGCGAGCAGATCTCCTCCGAGCTGGTCACCGTCGGATGCGTGAAGATCGTCGGCGACGGCACCCAGGAGGGTTACACGGCGTGGCTGCTGGAGCCGTACGCCGACAAGCCGGACAGCACCGGCGGTTCGCCGTTCACCGAGGACCAGTGGCGCCGGCTGATCGGCGCCGTGGATGCCGCCGGCTTCGACGTGCACGTGCACGCGTGCGGGGAACGCACCACCAGGACGGCGCTGGATGCCATCGAGGCGGCCATCGCGGCCAATCCCCCGCGCGACCGCAGGCACACCGTCGCGCACCTGGTCTACGTCGAGGACCCCGACAGCGCCCGTTTCGGCGAGCTCGGCGTCATCGCGGAATTCTCCGCGAACTGGTTCTCCGCCGATCCGGACACCGTGCTGAACCTCGCCGCGCGCTACGGCGCGCCGCGCAAGGACAACCTGTACCGGGTGCAGGACGTCATCAGGTCCGGCGGCCGGATCTCGCTGGGCACCGACTGGCCGGCGGCGGGCTATTTCTCCACCTATAAGCCCCTCGACTCGATTCAGATCGGGGTGACCCGCCAACTCGTCGGCGATCCGGACGCCGAGGTGCTGGCACCCGCGGATCAGGCGTTGACGGTCGAACAGGCCGTGCACGCCAACACACTCGGCGCGGCCTATCAGCTCCGACTCGAGGACAAGGTCGGTTCAGTGCAGGCCGGCAAGCTCGCCGATCTGATCGTGCTGGACCGCAACATCTTCGAGGTCGCGCCGCACGACATCCATACCGCGAAGGTCACACTGACGATGATGAACGGCCGGGTCCGGCACCGGGCTTGA
- a CDS encoding DUF4191 domain-containing protein has protein sequence MAKSRKPAQDKEAKAAAKAARKAASKQRRSQLWQAFQIQRKEDKRLLPYMIGAFVLIVALSVVGGVLAGGFTGYLFIPFGVLLGALVAFIIFGRRAQKSVYKKAEGQTGAAAWALDNLRGKWRVTPGVAATGHFDAVHRVIGRPGVIFVAEGAANRVKPLLAQEKKRTARLIGDTPIYDIVIGNGEGEVPLAKLERHLNKLPANITVKQMDAIESKLVALGSKVGPAAMPKGPLPAQAKMRGVQRTVRRR, from the coding sequence ATGGCGAAATCGCGTAAACCGGCGCAAGACAAGGAAGCCAAAGCCGCGGCCAAAGCGGCCCGCAAGGCGGCTTCCAAGCAGCGCCGCAGTCAGCTGTGGCAGGCGTTCCAGATCCAGCGCAAAGAGGACAAACGCCTTCTGCCGTACATGATCGGTGCATTCGTGCTGATCGTGGCGCTGTCGGTGGTCGGTGGCGTGCTCGCGGGCGGTTTCACCGGGTACCTGTTCATCCCGTTCGGTGTGCTGCTGGGCGCGCTGGTCGCGTTCATCATCTTCGGCCGCCGCGCGCAGAAGTCGGTGTATAAGAAGGCCGAGGGTCAGACCGGTGCGGCCGCGTGGGCGCTGGACAACCTGCGCGGTAAGTGGCGGGTGACCCCCGGCGTCGCGGCGACCGGACACTTCGACGCCGTGCACCGTGTGATCGGCCGCCCCGGTGTGATCTTCGTCGCCGAGGGTGCGGCCAACCGCGTCAAGCCGCTTCTGGCGCAGGAGAAGAAGCGCACCGCCCGGCTCATCGGAGACACCCCGATCTACGACATCGTCATCGGCAACGGTGAGGGCGAGGTCCCGCTGGCCAAACTGGAGCGGCACCTGAACAAGCTGCCCGCCAACATCACCGTCAAGCAGATGGACGCCATCGAGTCGAAGCTGGTCGCGCTGGGCTCCAAGGTGGGCCCGGCGGCGATGCCGAAGGGACCGCTGCCCGCGCAGGCCAAGATGCGGGGCGTGCAGCGCACCGTGCGGCGTCGCTGA
- the lipA gene encoding lipoyl synthase, whose product MTIAPDGRKLLRLEVRNAETPIERKPPWIKTRAKMGPEYKELKGLVRREGLHTVCEEAGCPNIFECWEDREATFLIGGEQCTRRCDFCQIDTGKPADLDRDEPRRVAESVQAMGLRYSTVTGVARDDLPDGGAWLYAETVRQIKALNPNTGVELLIPDFNADPQQLETVFETRPEVLAHNVETVPRIFKRIRPAFRYERSLSVLTKAREYGLVTKSNLILGMGETPEEVRTALHDLHDAGCDIVTITQYLRPSARHHPVERWVHPDEFVEHERYATEIGFSGVLAGPLVRSSYRAGKLYAQTVAKRSAVSLSNGEIA is encoded by the coding sequence GTGACGATCGCCCCTGACGGCCGCAAGTTGCTGCGTCTCGAAGTCCGTAATGCCGAGACGCCCATCGAGCGCAAACCCCCGTGGATCAAGACGCGGGCGAAGATGGGGCCGGAGTACAAAGAGCTCAAGGGCCTGGTGCGGCGTGAAGGTCTGCACACCGTCTGCGAGGAAGCCGGCTGCCCGAACATCTTCGAGTGCTGGGAAGACCGCGAGGCGACGTTCCTGATCGGCGGCGAGCAGTGCACCCGGCGCTGCGACTTCTGCCAGATCGACACCGGTAAGCCCGCCGACCTGGATCGCGACGAGCCGCGCCGGGTCGCCGAGAGCGTGCAGGCGATGGGGCTGCGCTATTCGACGGTGACGGGCGTGGCCCGCGACGACCTGCCCGACGGCGGTGCGTGGCTGTACGCCGAGACCGTCCGCCAGATCAAGGCGTTGAACCCCAACACCGGCGTCGAGCTGCTGATCCCGGACTTCAACGCCGACCCGCAACAGCTCGAGACGGTCTTCGAGACCCGGCCGGAAGTGTTGGCGCACAACGTCGAGACGGTGCCCCGCATCTTCAAGCGGATCCGTCCGGCGTTCCGCTACGAGCGCAGCCTGTCGGTGCTGACCAAGGCCCGCGAGTACGGTCTGGTGACCAAGAGCAACCTGATCCTCGGCATGGGCGAGACGCCGGAGGAGGTTCGCACCGCGCTGCACGACCTGCACGACGCGGGCTGCGACATCGTCACGATCACCCAGTACCTGCGCCCGTCGGCGCGCCATCACCCGGTGGAACGCTGGGTGCACCCCGACGAGTTCGTCGAGCACGAGCGCTACGCCACCGAGATCGGGTTCTCGGGTGTTCTCGCTGGTCCGCTGGTCCGCTCGTCGTATCGAGCGGGCAAACTGTATGCCCAGACGGTGGCCAAGCGGTCGGCCGTATCCTTGTCCAATGGCGAAATCGCGTAA
- the lipB gene encoding lipoyl(octanoyl) transferase LipB — protein sequence MASSIRSDSAPVQVRHLGMLDYQAAWDLQRETADRRVAGGPDTLLLLEHPPVYTAGRRTLPEERPVDGTPVVDTDRGGKITWHGPGQLVGYPIVGLAEPLDVVNFVRRLEESLITVCASFGVETGRVEGRSGVWVAADGLRPARKIAAIGIRVARATTLHGFALNCDCDLGAFGSIVPCGIRDAGVTSLTAELGRRVGVADVVDRVAGAVLDALDGRIAVGVEPSASVGSAQ from the coding sequence ATGGCGTCATCCATCCGGTCGGATTCCGCGCCGGTGCAGGTGCGGCACCTCGGCATGCTGGATTACCAGGCGGCGTGGGATCTGCAGCGCGAGACCGCCGACCGCCGTGTCGCCGGTGGCCCGGACACCCTGTTGCTGCTCGAGCATCCGCCGGTGTACACCGCGGGCCGGCGGACCCTGCCCGAAGAACGCCCCGTGGACGGCACCCCCGTCGTCGACACCGACCGCGGCGGCAAGATCACCTGGCACGGCCCGGGCCAGCTGGTCGGCTATCCGATCGTCGGCCTCGCCGAACCGCTCGACGTGGTGAATTTCGTTCGGCGCCTGGAAGAGTCGTTGATCACGGTGTGTGCGTCGTTCGGCGTCGAGACCGGTCGGGTCGAGGGCCGCTCCGGGGTGTGGGTCGCCGCAGACGGCCTTCGCCCGGCGCGCAAGATCGCCGCGATCGGCATCCGGGTGGCGCGCGCGACGACGTTGCACGGTTTCGCGCTCAACTGTGACTGCGATCTGGGAGCGTTCGGATCGATCGTGCCGTGCGGAATCCGTGACGCCGGGGTGACGTCGCTGACCGCGGAACTCGGCCGCCGGGTCGGGGTGGCCGACGTCGTCGACCGGGTCGCCGGGGCCGTTCTGGATGCGCTGGACGGCCGCATCGCGGTGGGTGTCGAACCGTCGGCGAGCGTAGGATCAGCACAGTGA
- a CDS encoding TIGR01777 family oxidoreductase, which produces MPSDSVVAIAGSSGLIGTALVYALRATDRRVIRIVRRAPSNADEVFWNPDTGEFDAAALHGVDAVVNLCGVNVGQKRWSGAFKQSLRDSRIGPTEVLANAVVEAGVPVLVNASAVGFYGDTGSTPVDETAGPGHNFLARLAIDWEAATTAASDAGVRVVLARTGLVMAPSGGMLSRLRPLFSLGLGARLGNGRQYLSWISLEDQVRALLFAIARDDLSGPVNVTGPAPVTNAEFTAALGRSLNRPTPLVVPGFALRTILGEFADEGVLGGQRAIPAALERSGFQFHHHTIGEALAFATAAHGE; this is translated from the coding sequence ATGCCGTCGGATTCGGTCGTCGCGATCGCCGGATCATCCGGGCTGATCGGCACCGCGCTGGTGTACGCGCTGCGCGCCACCGACCGCCGGGTGATCCGGATCGTGCGGCGGGCGCCGTCGAACGCCGACGAGGTGTTCTGGAATCCGGACACCGGCGAGTTCGACGCGGCCGCGCTGCACGGGGTGGACGCCGTGGTGAACCTGTGCGGCGTCAACGTCGGGCAGAAGCGGTGGTCGGGCGCGTTCAAGCAGAGCCTGCGCGACAGCCGCATCGGCCCGACCGAGGTGCTGGCCAACGCGGTCGTCGAGGCCGGGGTGCCGGTGCTGGTCAACGCCAGCGCGGTCGGCTTCTACGGTGACACCGGGTCCACCCCCGTCGACGAGACCGCCGGGCCGGGACACAACTTCCTGGCGAGGCTGGCCATCGACTGGGAGGCCGCGACGACGGCGGCCTCCGACGCCGGGGTGCGGGTGGTGTTGGCGCGTACAGGTCTGGTGATGGCGCCGTCGGGCGGGATGTTGAGCCGGCTGCGCCCGCTGTTCTCGCTGGGCCTGGGCGCTCGGCTCGGCAACGGGCGCCAGTACCTGTCGTGGATCAGCCTGGAGGATCAGGTGCGCGCGCTGCTGTTCGCGATCGCCCGCGACGACCTGTCGGGCCCGGTCAACGTGACCGGGCCGGCGCCGGTCACGAACGCCGAATTCACCGCGGCGCTGGGTCGTTCGCTGAACCGGCCGACGCCGCTGGTGGTTCCCGGGTTCGCGCTGCGCACCATCCTGGGCGAGTTCGCCGACGAGGGTGTGCTGGGCGGACAGCGGGCGATCCCGGCGGCGCTGGAGCGGTCCGGTTTCCAGTTCCACCACCACACGATCGGCGAGGCGCTGGCGTTCGCCACCGCGGCCCACGGTGAGTAG
- the sucB gene encoding 2-oxoglutarate dehydrogenase, E2 component, dihydrolipoamide succinyltransferase: protein MAISVQMPALGESVTEGTVTRWLKQEGDTVEEDEPLLEVSTDKVDTEIPSPASGVLKKIVAQEDDTVEVGGELAVIGDADDSDGGDDEPEADEPEAESDEPEAEESEDEPEPEDQSEPEPEPKKSSGGSGSSGSATPVLMPELGESVTEGTVTRWLKKVGDSVEVDEPLVEVSTDKVDTEIPSPVAGTLVSITAEEDDTVEVGGELAKIGDADAAEAEPEPEPEPEPEPEPEPEPEPEPKQTKPTTRPSEESESKPEPKRESKPEPKQAEPSGSSGSSGDSPYVTPLVRKLAAENNVDLASVKGTGVGGRIRKQDVLAAAEAAKAPKDTPKAEPAAEAPAKAAPAPAPEGALAHLRGTTQKANRIRQITAKKTRESLQTTAQLTQVHEVDMTKIVALRAKAKAQFAEREGVNLTYLPFIARAVIDALKLHPNVNASYNEESKEITYYDAEHLGIAVDTEQGLLSPVIHNAGDLSLGGLARAINDIAARARSGNLKPDELSGGTFTITNIGSQGALFDTPILVPPQAAMLGTGAIVKRPRVIVDEFGNESIGVRSVSYLPLTYDHRLIDGADAGRFVTTIKRRLEEGAFEADLGL, encoded by the coding sequence ATGGCAATCTCCGTCCAGATGCCCGCACTCGGCGAGAGCGTGACCGAGGGGACAGTCACCCGCTGGCTGAAGCAAGAGGGAGACACCGTCGAGGAGGACGAGCCGCTGCTGGAAGTGTCGACCGACAAGGTCGACACGGAGATCCCGTCACCCGCCTCGGGCGTGCTGAAGAAGATCGTCGCCCAGGAGGACGACACCGTCGAGGTCGGTGGGGAGCTCGCCGTGATCGGCGACGCCGACGACAGCGACGGCGGTGACGACGAGCCCGAGGCCGACGAGCCCGAAGCCGAGTCCGACGAGCCCGAGGCCGAAGAGTCCGAGGACGAGCCGGAACCCGAGGACCAGTCTGAACCCGAGCCGGAGCCGAAGAAGTCCTCCGGCGGATCGGGATCGTCCGGTTCGGCGACACCGGTGCTGATGCCGGAGCTCGGTGAGTCGGTCACCGAGGGCACCGTCACCCGTTGGTTGAAGAAGGTCGGCGACAGCGTCGAGGTCGATGAGCCGCTCGTCGAGGTCTCCACCGACAAGGTCGATACGGAGATTCCGTCCCCGGTCGCCGGCACGCTGGTGTCCATCACCGCCGAGGAGGACGACACCGTCGAGGTCGGCGGCGAGCTCGCCAAGATCGGTGACGCCGACGCCGCAGAGGCTGAGCCCGAGCCCGAGCCGGAGCCCGAACCCGAACCGGAGCCGGAACCCGAGCCCGAGCCCGAGCCGAAGCAGACCAAGCCGACGACCCGTCCGTCGGAGGAGTCCGAATCCAAGCCCGAGCCCAAGCGGGAATCGAAGCCGGAACCCAAGCAGGCGGAGCCCTCGGGGTCCTCGGGGTCCTCGGGCGACAGCCCGTACGTCACTCCCCTGGTGCGCAAGCTGGCCGCGGAGAACAACGTCGATCTGGCGTCGGTCAAGGGCACCGGTGTCGGCGGCCGGATCCGCAAGCAGGACGTGCTGGCCGCCGCCGAGGCCGCCAAGGCGCCCAAGGACACCCCGAAGGCCGAACCCGCCGCCGAGGCTCCGGCCAAGGCCGCCCCGGCCCCGGCCCCGGAGGGTGCGCTGGCGCATCTGCGCGGAACGACGCAGAAGGCCAACCGGATCCGCCAGATCACGGCGAAGAAGACCCGCGAGTCACTGCAGACCACCGCGCAGCTGACCCAGGTGCACGAGGTCGACATGACCAAGATCGTGGCCCTGCGCGCCAAGGCGAAGGCGCAGTTCGCCGAGCGCGAAGGCGTCAACCTGACCTACTTGCCGTTCATCGCCAGGGCGGTCATCGACGCGCTCAAGCTGCACCCGAACGTCAACGCCAGCTACAACGAAGAGTCCAAGGAGATCACCTACTACGACGCCGAGCACCTCGGCATCGCGGTCGACACCGAGCAGGGCCTGCTGTCGCCGGTGATCCACAACGCCGGTGACCTGTCGCTGGGCGGGCTGGCCCGGGCGATCAACGACATCGCCGCGCGTGCCCGGTCGGGCAACCTCAAGCCCGACGAGCTCTCCGGCGGCACGTTCACGATCACCAACATCGGCAGCCAGGGCGCGCTGTTCGACACCCCGATCCTGGTGCCGCCGCAGGCGGCGATGCTGGGTACCGGCGCGATCGTGAAGCGGCCGCGGGTGATCGTCGACGAGTTCGGCAACGAGTCGATCGGTGTGCGGTCCGTGTCCTACCTGCCGCTGACCTACGACCACCGCCTCATCGACGGCGCCGACGCCGGCCGGTTCGTCACCACGATCAAGCGGCGTCTCGAAGAAGGGGCGTTCGAGGCCGACCTGGGGCTGTAG
- a CDS encoding oxidoreductase: MGLFDRLRGRRSRGGTTARDPEADLRYLAQWVADHHGVEAFVEPKTTVTDLTVVLVAADGEWTRRRAGGESGARRLSERLQIPVYDVQKVGYPQRMRDFDARRRIERKRAAREELDR; this comes from the coding sequence GTGGGACTGTTCGACAGGCTCCGCGGCCGGCGATCCCGAGGCGGCACGACGGCCCGCGACCCCGAGGCCGATCTTCGTTATCTGGCCCAGTGGGTCGCCGACCATCACGGAGTCGAGGCGTTCGTCGAACCCAAGACCACGGTCACGGACCTGACCGTCGTGCTCGTCGCCGCCGACGGCGAATGGACCCGACGCCGAGCCGGCGGCGAGTCCGGTGCGCGCCGGCTGTCGGAACGGCTGCAGATCCCGGTCTACGACGTGCAGAAGGTCGGCTATCCGCAGCGGATGCGAGACTTCGACGCCCGCAGGCGTATCGAACGTAAGCGCGCCGCCCGTGAGGAACTCGACCGCTGA
- a CDS encoding SDR family oxidoreductase — MSTQRIFEEGDPAGPTVVLVQGQPDTSRVWDAVVPLLADRFHIVRYDSERGSRYADDFAAVLDSVTDGAPVHVLAHGWGSAGVWQYLTRPGAGARIASLTSVAGPSPEHVAGYLRSALTQPLRPRRFAGGLGQLARLAVTAPRTVTDKTARINLRGAGTSRPVDVPVQLIVATADPYVSPQVYDEVAASATRVWRRDVKAGRDLPTSHPAVLARALTQLVEHLGGAPAARELRRAEVGRSRKTFGDTLVAITGAGSGIGRATALAFARDGADVVLSDVDAAGLEETARLVSDAGAQAYTYTVDVADAAAVDSFAEQVCAEHGVPDIVVNNAGVGHAGFFLDTPAEEFDRVIDINFGGVVNGCRSFGRRLADRGTGGHIVNVASMASYTPVNVMNAYCTSKAAVFMFSDCLRAELDSHGINLTTICPGVIGTNIVETTRFSLPEARSYDVETIRGRARRGFAVRRVGPEAVADAIVAAVKSNKPVRPVTTEAYLVYGISHAFPQAMRSAARGGNIM; from the coding sequence GTGAGCACGCAGCGGATCTTCGAAGAAGGCGACCCGGCCGGCCCGACCGTCGTCCTGGTGCAGGGACAGCCTGACACCTCCCGGGTGTGGGACGCGGTGGTGCCGCTGCTCGCCGACCGGTTCCACATCGTGCGGTACGACAGCGAGCGCGGCAGCCGCTACGCCGACGACTTCGCCGCCGTCCTCGACAGCGTCACCGACGGTGCACCGGTCCACGTCCTCGCCCACGGCTGGGGTTCGGCCGGGGTCTGGCAGTACCTGACCCGGCCCGGTGCGGGGGCGCGCATCGCATCGCTGACCTCGGTCGCCGGGCCCAGCCCCGAGCACGTCGCCGGTTACCTGCGCAGCGCGCTGACACAGCCGCTGCGTCCGCGCCGCTTCGCCGGCGGCCTGGGCCAGCTCGCCCGGCTGGCCGTCACCGCACCCCGCACGGTCACCGACAAGACCGCACGCATCAACCTGCGCGGCGCGGGGACATCCCGTCCGGTCGACGTCCCCGTGCAGCTGATCGTCGCGACCGCGGACCCGTACGTGAGTCCTCAGGTCTACGACGAGGTGGCCGCGTCGGCGACGCGGGTGTGGCGGCGTGACGTCAAGGCGGGCCGCGATCTCCCGACATCGCATCCGGCGGTGCTGGCCCGGGCGCTGACCCAGCTCGTCGAGCACCTCGGCGGCGCCCCGGCCGCGCGGGAACTGAGGCGCGCCGAGGTGGGCAGATCCCGAAAGACGTTCGGCGACACGCTCGTCGCGATCACCGGCGCGGGTAGCGGGATCGGCCGCGCCACCGCGCTCGCGTTCGCCCGCGACGGCGCCGATGTGGTCCTGTCCGACGTCGACGCCGCCGGACTGGAGGAAACCGCCCGGCTGGTGTCGGACGCGGGCGCGCAGGCGTACACCTACACCGTCGACGTCGCCGACGCCGCGGCCGTCGACTCCTTCGCCGAGCAGGTCTGCGCCGAGCACGGCGTGCCCGACATCGTCGTCAACAACGCGGGCGTGGGCCATGCGGGGTTCTTCCTCGACACCCCCGCCGAGGAATTCGACCGGGTGATCGACATCAACTTCGGCGGCGTGGTCAACGGGTGCCGGTCGTTCGGCAGGCGCCTCGCGGACCGCGGCACCGGCGGGCACATCGTCAACGTCGCGTCGATGGCGTCCTACACGCCGGTCAACGTGATGAACGCGTACTGCACGTCCAAGGCCGCGGTGTTCATGTTCTCGGATTGTCTTCGCGCAGAACTGGATTCGCACGGCATCAACCTGACCACGATCTGCCCCGGGGTGATCGGCACCAACATCGTCGAGACCACCCGGTTCTCGCTGCCCGAGGCGCGCAGCTACGACGTCGAGACGATCCGCGGCCGCGCACGGCGCGGTTTCGCGGTGCGCCGGGTCGGGCCGGAGGCGGTCGCCGACGCGATCGTCGCCGCGGTGAAGAGCAACAAGCCGGTGCGGCCGGTGACCACCGAGGCCTACCTCGTGTACGGCATCTCGCACGCCTTCCCGCAGGCGATGCGCAGCGCCGCCCGCGGCGGCAACATCATGTGA
- a CDS encoding leucyl aminopeptidase: protein MSTSAGYQSPVVAVASALPKRKVASSVLIVPVVSSGDDGGRATVVDNPFLDAEAVGEIEVALEALGAKGGGEQVTRIVVPALPVGSVLAVGLGKARDEWPAETIRRAAGVAARSINGVENVFTTLSAIDLEATIEGLLLGAYRFTEFRSDKTAPKDTGIRKVTALTLDTKAATKDSAAHAEAVAVAVATARDFVNTPPSHLFPDEFAKRAKALGEAAGLSVQVLDEKALAKAGFGGIVGVGKGSSRPPRLVRLEHRGGGRKAKKVALVGKGITFDTGGISIKPAANMHHMTSDMGGAAAVIATVLLAARRNLPIDVVAYVPMAENMPSATAQRPGDVLTQYGGTTVEVLNTDAEGRLILADAIVRACEDEPDYLIETSTLTGAQTVALGARTPGVMGSDEFRDRVAEISQSVGENAWAMPLPEELKDDLKSTVADLANVSGSRYAGMLVAGTYLREFVADGVEWAHIDVAAPAYNSGGPWGYTPKGGTGVPTRTMFAVLEDISVNG from the coding sequence GTGAGCACTTCAGCCGGTTACCAATCCCCTGTCGTCGCCGTCGCCAGCGCGCTGCCCAAGCGCAAGGTCGCCTCGTCGGTCCTGATCGTGCCGGTGGTGAGTTCCGGAGACGACGGCGGACGCGCCACCGTGGTGGACAACCCGTTCCTCGACGCCGAGGCGGTCGGTGAGATCGAGGTCGCCCTCGAAGCATTGGGCGCCAAGGGCGGTGGTGAGCAGGTGACCCGCATCGTGGTGCCGGCGCTGCCGGTCGGCAGCGTGCTGGCCGTCGGGCTGGGCAAGGCCCGCGACGAGTGGCCGGCCGAGACGATCCGGCGCGCGGCCGGGGTCGCGGCGCGGTCGATCAACGGTGTCGAGAACGTCTTCACCACGCTGTCGGCGATCGATCTGGAGGCGACCATCGAGGGCCTGCTGCTCGGCGCCTACCGGTTCACCGAGTTCCGCAGCGACAAGACCGCCCCCAAGGACACCGGAATCCGCAAGGTCACCGCGCTGACCCTCGATACGAAGGCGGCGACCAAGGATTCGGCGGCGCACGCCGAGGCGGTTGCCGTCGCCGTCGCGACCGCCCGGGATTTCGTCAACACCCCGCCGAGCCACCTGTTCCCGGACGAATTCGCCAAGCGGGCAAAGGCTTTGGGCGAAGCCGCCGGGCTGTCGGTGCAGGTGCTCGACGAGAAGGCGCTCGCCAAGGCGGGCTTCGGCGGGATCGTCGGCGTCGGCAAGGGCTCGTCGCGCCCACCCCGGCTGGTCCGGTTGGAGCACCGCGGGGGCGGCCGCAAGGCCAAGAAGGTCGCGCTGGTCGGCAAGGGCATCACCTTCGACACCGGCGGCATCTCGATCAAGCCGGCCGCGAACATGCACCACATGACCTCCGACATGGGCGGGGCGGCCGCGGTCATCGCGACCGTGCTGCTCGCCGCGCGCCGCAACCTGCCGATCGACGTCGTGGCCTACGTGCCGATGGCCGAGAACATGCCGTCGGCGACCGCGCAGCGCCCCGGCGACGTGCTGACCCAGTACGGCGGCACCACGGTGGAGGTGCTCAACACCGACGCCGAGGGCCGGCTGATCCTGGCCGACGCCATCGTGCGGGCGTGCGAGGACGAACCTGACTACCTGATCGAGACGTCGACGCTGACCGGTGCCCAGACCGTCGCACTCGGTGCGCGCACCCCGGGCGTGATGGGCAGCGACGAGTTCCGCGACCGGGTCGCCGAGATCTCGCAGTCGGTCGGCGAGAACGCGTGGGCGATGCCGTTGCCCGAGGAATTGAAGGACGACCTGAAGTCGACGGTCGCCGACCTGGCCAACGTCAGCGGGTCCCGCTATGCGGGCATGCTGGTCGCGGGCACCTACCTGCGGGAGTTCGTCGCCGACGGGGTCGAATGGGCGCATATCGACGTCGCGGCGCCGGCGTACAACTCGGGCGGGCCGTGGGGTTACACGCCAAAGGGCGGCACCGGGGTGCCGACGCGGACGATGTTCGCGGTGCTGGAGGACATCTCCGTGAACGGCTGA